A window from Myxocyprinus asiaticus isolate MX2 ecotype Aquarium Trade chromosome 37, UBuf_Myxa_2, whole genome shotgun sequence encodes these proteins:
- the LOC127428119 gene encoding Fc receptor-like protein 5 isoform X1 — MGGILYFLFMSLSVLVRLVTETGGSSLNPVLSGPSKAYLKSQVQFHCEVKGWSSPLTYELRKDAGILIATEENAKVTFSLKVTEGSEGKYYCRVTTGGQTSNTVQLQAVIPVVGASLRSVPDPPIIYEGERLVLSCLVRKGTHLSYTWYHKQEVVVPSDLYRLSENTLTVDTVSEHHAGMYSCTAQNQVLVNPRSSSSRSLNVIVKKYISTPKLSFTVFYNGSALIANISCRVARGSPPLTFRFLLNDEEMDVKRVDSLDTWFVLPVALKVRSAQCKAETQTQQLISDPLQLEVVPVGGAVNVMVTYLHNADAEVAAAQLSCVPTRGTFPAFSWSLNHSSLPAEGDSHVLTQHGQILFLTDINAASPGYYRCQARDSFDDNSTWVESEEILIKKTDLRATPMEVIAIVFCGFLSMVIIGGTYCILRNTNSGNHSSNQEVNQSETTSNTQRVPVTDISYEAQAVEMKTIIKEFEV, encoded by the exons ATGGGCGGAATCCTCTATTTCCTCTTCATGTCTCTCTCAG TTTTGGTGAGACTCGTGACAGAAACTG GTGGATCGAGTTTGAATCCGGTTTTATCCGGCCCCAGTAAGGCCTATCTGAAATCTCAAGTCCAGTTTCACTGTGAGGTTAAAGGGTGGTCTTCACCTCTGACCTATGAACTCCGAAAGGATGCAGGGATTCTGATAGCAACAGAAGAAAATGCCAAGGTCACGTTCAGCCTAAAGGTTACAGAGGGGTCAGAGGGCAAGTACTACTGCAGGGTGACTACAGGAGGTCAAACCAGCAACACTGTACAGTTACAAGCAGTGA TTCCTGTCGTAGGAGCCAGTTTGAGGTCAGTTCCTGATCCACCGATCATCTATGAAGGAGAACGACTCGTCCTGAGCTGTCTCGTCAGGAAAGGGACACATTTGTCCTACACATGGTACCATAAACAGGAAGTGGTAGTGCCCTCTGATCTCTATCGGCTGTCTGAAAACACACTTACAGTGGACACCGTGAGTGAACATCACGCTGGGATGTATTCATGCACTGCACAAAACCAGGTGCTGGTCAACCCGAGATCCTCCAGCAGCAGAAGTCTCAACGTCATTGTGAAAA AATACATCTCAACGCCTAAGTTGTCATTTACGGTTTTCTATAACGGCTCAGCTTTGATTGCCAACATTAGCTGCCGTGTGGCACGTGGAAGTCCGCCACTGACTTTCCGCTTTCTCTTAAATGACGAGGAGATGGACGTGAAACGTGTGGATTCACTGGACACATGGTTTGTTTTGCCCGTCGCTCTGAAAGTGAGATCTGCTCAATGCAAAGCTGAGACGCAAACACAACAGCTCATCTCAGATCCGCTGCAGCTGGAAGTGG ttccagtaggtggcgctgtGAATGTGATGGTAACATACCTCCATAACGCAGATGCAGAGGTGGCAGCAGCCCAACTCTCATGTGTGCCCACCAGAGGAACATTTCCTGCCTTCTCCTGGTCTCTGAATCATTCTTCCCTGCCAGCAGAGGGCGACTCTCACGTTCTCACTCAACACGGGCAGATCTTGTTCCTCACAGACATCAACGCGGCGAGCCCGGGGTATTACCGGTGTCAGGCGAGAGACAGTTTTGATGACAACTCAACCTGGGTGGAGAGTGAGGAAATCCTAATAAAGAAGACAG ATTTGCGAGCGACACCCATGGAGGTCATTGCTATAGTTTTCTGTGGTTTCTTATCTATGGTCATTATTGGAGGAACATATTGTATCCTACGAAACACCAACAGTGGAAACCACAGCAGTAACC AGGAAGTGAACCAATCTGAGACGACGAG CAATACACAGCGAGTTCCAGTAACTGATATTTCCTATGAAGCTCAAGCTGTAGAAATGAAGACCATCATCAAGGAGTTCGAGGTATAG
- the LOC127428119 gene encoding Fc receptor-like protein 5 isoform X2: MGGILYFLFMSLSVLVRLVTETGGSSLNPVLSGPSKAYLKSQVQFHCEVKGWSSPLTYELRKDAGILIATEENAKVTFSLKVTEGSEGKYYCRVTTGGQTSNTVQLQAVIPVVGASLRSVPDPPIIYEGERLVLSCLVRKGTHLSYTWYHKQEVVVPSDLYRLSENTLTVDTVSEHHAGMYSCTAQNQVLVNPRSSSSRSLNVIVKKYISTPKLSFTVFYNGSALIANISCRVARGSPPLTFRFLLNDEEMDVKRVDSLDTWFVLPVALKVRSAQCKAETQTQQLISDPLQLEVVPVGGAVNVMVTYLHNADAEVAAAQLSCVPTRGTFPAFSWSLNHSSLPAEGDSHVLTQHGQILFLTDINAASPGYYRCQARDSFDDNSTWVESEEILIKKTEEVNQSETTSNTQRVPVTDISYEAQAVEMKTIIKEFEV; encoded by the exons ATGGGCGGAATCCTCTATTTCCTCTTCATGTCTCTCTCAG TTTTGGTGAGACTCGTGACAGAAACTG GTGGATCGAGTTTGAATCCGGTTTTATCCGGCCCCAGTAAGGCCTATCTGAAATCTCAAGTCCAGTTTCACTGTGAGGTTAAAGGGTGGTCTTCACCTCTGACCTATGAACTCCGAAAGGATGCAGGGATTCTGATAGCAACAGAAGAAAATGCCAAGGTCACGTTCAGCCTAAAGGTTACAGAGGGGTCAGAGGGCAAGTACTACTGCAGGGTGACTACAGGAGGTCAAACCAGCAACACTGTACAGTTACAAGCAGTGA TTCCTGTCGTAGGAGCCAGTTTGAGGTCAGTTCCTGATCCACCGATCATCTATGAAGGAGAACGACTCGTCCTGAGCTGTCTCGTCAGGAAAGGGACACATTTGTCCTACACATGGTACCATAAACAGGAAGTGGTAGTGCCCTCTGATCTCTATCGGCTGTCTGAAAACACACTTACAGTGGACACCGTGAGTGAACATCACGCTGGGATGTATTCATGCACTGCACAAAACCAGGTGCTGGTCAACCCGAGATCCTCCAGCAGCAGAAGTCTCAACGTCATTGTGAAAA AATACATCTCAACGCCTAAGTTGTCATTTACGGTTTTCTATAACGGCTCAGCTTTGATTGCCAACATTAGCTGCCGTGTGGCACGTGGAAGTCCGCCACTGACTTTCCGCTTTCTCTTAAATGACGAGGAGATGGACGTGAAACGTGTGGATTCACTGGACACATGGTTTGTTTTGCCCGTCGCTCTGAAAGTGAGATCTGCTCAATGCAAAGCTGAGACGCAAACACAACAGCTCATCTCAGATCCGCTGCAGCTGGAAGTGG ttccagtaggtggcgctgtGAATGTGATGGTAACATACCTCCATAACGCAGATGCAGAGGTGGCAGCAGCCCAACTCTCATGTGTGCCCACCAGAGGAACATTTCCTGCCTTCTCCTGGTCTCTGAATCATTCTTCCCTGCCAGCAGAGGGCGACTCTCACGTTCTCACTCAACACGGGCAGATCTTGTTCCTCACAGACATCAACGCGGCGAGCCCGGGGTATTACCGGTGTCAGGCGAGAGACAGTTTTGATGACAACTCAACCTGGGTGGAGAGTGAGGAAATCCTAATAAAGAAGACAG AGGAAGTGAACCAATCTGAGACGACGAG CAATACACAGCGAGTTCCAGTAACTGATATTTCCTATGAAGCTCAAGCTGTAGAAATGAAGACCATCATCAAGGAGTTCGAGGTATAG